A single window of Montipora capricornis isolate CH-2021 chromosome 14, ASM3666992v2, whole genome shotgun sequence DNA harbors:
- the LOC138032815 gene encoding uncharacterized protein, with the protein MGQKHVKVLLILAITLSVFRRVEGALLAASGCYKDKTDDRALPELLYNARTQKDGLNWSDPTESVINKCKERVEEKGYNCFGIQFYGECWSGDENACAPENYKRHGESTNCYCSRNSYKKYDSNSECRVPVGGKLANFVYTIRY; encoded by the exons ATGGGACAAAAGCACGTCAAAGTCTTGCTTATTCTGGCAATAACATTGAGCGTCTTCCGTCGAGTAGAAG GAGCGTTACTGGCAGCCAGTGGTTGCTACAAGGATAAGACAGACGACAGAGCACTTCCAGAATTGCTTTACAACGCCAGAACTCAAAAGGACGGATTGAACTGGTCTGATCCGACTGAGAGCGTTATAAACAAATGCAAGGAGCGGGTCGAAGAAAAG GGCTATAATTGCTTTGGAATTCAGTTCTATGGCGAATGCTGGTCAGGCGACGAAAACGCATGCGCGCCTGAAAACTACAAGAGACACGGCGAGTCAACAAATTGCTACTGCTCTCGAAACAGTTACAAAAAATATGATAGCAATTCAGAATGCCGGGTACCCGTGGGTGGAAAACTTGCCAATTTCGTTTACACAATACGATATTGA